Proteins from a single region of Dehalococcoidia bacterium:
- a CDS encoding ATP-binding protein produces the protein MESLKEILNKRKQQGFFSVDSINDPYLDDCKPCNQARWIIVNNETVPCNLCDKSFEDDIDIKIRIKYAGLDQLMEYKLINFKVDGSVGKSEPSKLRNYLNLAKDYSKNPMGWLVINGPTGTGKTHLAAGIAINCVENSSPVIYKSIQEIVDIITNTNPEDESFKDLINFPFLVIDDFGNQRYSDWIEEKIDHLFTHRYTRKLPTVIALSSNILDLDDRSQMRFTDPKLVQSINLEYKKNNILTNGIPKVFEKAKLTKELRKPIKNSSQSDKVTYDSIEMALFKSKEYINSKDPGWLYIHGETGSGKSYLSAAIANYLEKKGKEVFFISSAELIDKVREQFGNNQGKGIEFEKAKVVDFLFLDDLWGHNNTKWSDELIYNLLAYRQDNLKATVINSSVIYEKIKKYEIKKNQLSSDSIFTEKICSRISNKNIVEQISLISSDIRKKNLSKKV, from the coding sequence TTGGAAAGCCTAAAAGAGATATTAAATAAAAGAAAACAACAGGGATTTTTTTCTGTAGATTCAATAAATGATCCATACTTAGATGACTGTAAACCCTGCAATCAGGCAAGGTGGATTATTGTAAATAATGAAACAGTTCCATGCAATTTGTGCGATAAATCTTTTGAAGATGATATAGATATCAAGATTAGAATTAAGTATGCTGGTCTAGATCAGTTGATGGAATATAAATTAATTAATTTTAAAGTTGACGGCTCAGTTGGAAAATCTGAACCATCAAAATTAAGAAATTACTTAAATTTAGCTAAAGATTACTCTAAAAACCCTATGGGATGGTTAGTAATTAATGGTCCCACAGGTACTGGTAAAACTCATTTAGCAGCTGGAATTGCTATTAATTGTGTAGAAAATTCATCACCAGTAATTTATAAATCTATACAAGAGATTGTAGATATAATTACAAATACAAATCCCGAAGATGAATCTTTCAAAGATCTTATAAATTTTCCATTTTTAGTGATAGATGATTTTGGTAATCAAAGATATTCAGACTGGATTGAGGAAAAAATAGACCATCTTTTTACTCACAGATATACAAGAAAACTTCCAACAGTAATTGCTTTAAGTTCAAATATTCTAGACTTAGATGATAGATCACAAATGAGATTCACTGACCCTAAACTAGTCCAAAGTATAAATCTTGAATATAAAAAAAATAATATTCTTACTAATGGGATTCCAAAAGTATTTGAAAAAGCTAAACTTACGAAAGAATTAAGAAAACCAATCAAGAATTCTAGTCAATCAGATAAAGTAACGTATGATTCTATTGAAATGGCATTATTTAAGTCTAAAGAATATATAAATAGCAAAGATCCTGGTTGGTTATATATTCATGGGGAAACAGGGTCTGGAAAAAGCTATTTGAGTGCAGCTATTGCAAATTACTTAGAAAAAAAAGGTAAAGAAGTTTTTTTTATAAGCTCTGCTGAGCTAATAGATAAAGTTAGAGAACAATTTGGTAATAATCAAGGAAAAGGGATAGAATTTGAAAAAGCTAAAGTTGTTGATTTTTTATTCTTAGATGATCTATGGGGACATAATAATACAAAATGGTCTGATGAATTAATTTATAATTTATTAGCTTATAGACAAGATAACTTAAAGGCAACTGTCATAAATTCAAGTGTAATTTACGAAAAAATAAAAAAATATGAAATAAAAAAGAATCAACTATCATCTGATAGTATTTTTACTGAAAAAATATGCTCAAGAATTTCAAATAAAAATATTGTAGAGCAGATTTCCTTAATTTCTTCTGACATTAGAAAAAAGAATCTCTCTAAAAAAGTCTAA
- the tkt gene encoding transketolase, whose product MNIEKKSINALRFLSIDQVNKASSGHPGAPMGAASIIYLLFKKIMNHNPNNPYFLNRDRFILSIGHASALLYSILHLSGYKFSINDLQNFRQLNSITPGHPERDLELGIEVTTGPLGQGFANGVGMAISEKMMSEKYDKLIDHHIYGIVGDGDLQEGISSESASLAGTLGLGKIIYIYDSNGISIDGSNELAFTENVAERFRSYNWHVIENVDGNSLDQLEASIAISKDEIDKPSLIIANTIIGFGSPNKAGTENAHGEPLGSEETELTKNNLGWNYKEFEVPKDVYDHMKEISSKGDNLEIKWNLELKNYKNTNPDKYKDLLQVKNSELPLDWDKEINNLIKETNEPEATRASSGLALNAISNSLDNLIGGSADLTGSTNTLIKNSENFSRKDPLGKNIKFGVREHGMGGVMNGISAYGSHRVFGGTFLVFSDYMRGSVRLSALSGLNSIWIFTHDSIGLGEDGPTHQPISQLMSLRSIPNLNVFRPADRRETILSWKYAILEKDKPSALIFSRQGLPDISTLSNLKIDSNIFSKGAYSVYKNTNDEPEIIFLSTGSELANTIQASKTFENDYSISVVSMPCWELFDKQDKSYKENLLPKNTKHIISIEAGIGLGWQKYTQNNDSIISIETFGASAPGNKLIDYFGFSTDKIIERVKKIIRN is encoded by the coding sequence ATGAACATTGAAAAAAAATCTATAAATGCTTTAAGATTTCTTTCTATAGACCAAGTTAATAAAGCATCCTCAGGACATCCTGGAGCTCCTATGGGAGCAGCAAGTATTATATATCTGTTATTTAAGAAGATAATGAACCATAATCCTAATAATCCTTATTTCTTGAATAGAGATAGGTTTATACTATCTATAGGACATGCTTCTGCTCTTCTATACTCTATTCTTCATTTATCAGGTTATAAATTCTCAATAAATGATCTTCAAAATTTTCGCCAATTAAATTCAATTACCCCAGGTCATCCTGAAAGAGACTTAGAATTAGGAATTGAAGTTACTACTGGTCCATTGGGACAAGGATTTGCCAATGGGGTAGGAATGGCTATTTCTGAAAAAATGATGTCAGAAAAATATGATAAACTCATCGATCATCATATTTATGGTATAGTTGGGGATGGTGATCTACAGGAAGGTATTTCTTCAGAATCTGCATCTTTAGCTGGTACATTGGGATTAGGAAAAATAATTTATATTTATGACTCAAACGGAATATCTATTGACGGTAGCAACGAATTAGCATTTACAGAAAACGTTGCAGAAAGATTTAGGTCTTATAACTGGCATGTGATAGAAAATGTTGATGGGAATAGTTTAGATCAACTCGAAGCATCTATTGCTATTTCTAAAGACGAAATAGATAAACCATCTCTCATAATTGCTAATACTATAATAGGCTTTGGTTCTCCAAATAAAGCTGGAACTGAAAATGCTCATGGAGAGCCATTAGGTTCAGAAGAAACAGAACTTACAAAAAATAATTTAGGCTGGAATTATAAAGAATTTGAAGTTCCTAAAGATGTCTACGATCATATGAAAGAAATTTCTTCAAAAGGAGATAATCTAGAAATAAAATGGAATCTAGAACTAAAGAATTATAAAAATACCAATCCAGATAAATATAAAGATCTTTTACAAGTAAAAAATAGTGAATTACCTTTAGATTGGGATAAAGAAATCAATAATCTTATCAAGGAAACAAATGAACCTGAAGCAACTCGCGCCTCTTCAGGCTTAGCTTTAAATGCTATTTCTAATTCATTAGATAATCTAATAGGTGGATCTGCAGATCTAACTGGTTCTACAAATACCCTAATCAAGAACTCGGAAAATTTTTCTAGAAAAGATCCATTAGGAAAGAATATTAAATTTGGAGTCAGAGAACATGGTATGGGCGGAGTAATGAATGGGATTTCTGCATACGGATCACATAGAGTTTTCGGAGGAACTTTTCTAGTCTTTTCAGACTATATGAGAGGATCTGTTAGATTGAGTGCCTTATCTGGATTAAATAGTATTTGGATTTTCACACATGATTCAATTGGCTTAGGAGAAGATGGTCCTACCCATCAACCAATTTCTCAACTAATGAGCTTAAGATCAATACCCAACTTAAATGTTTTTAGACCAGCAGATCGAAGAGAAACAATATTATCTTGGAAATATGCAATTTTAGAAAAAGATAAGCCATCTGCTCTTATTTTTTCAAGACAAGGACTACCAGATATTAGTACATTATCAAATCTAAAAATTGATTCTAATATATTTTCTAAAGGAGCTTATTCTGTTTATAAGAATACTAATGATGAACCTGAAATAATTTTTTTATCTACTGGCTCTGAATTAGCAAATACTATTCAAGCATCAAAAACTTTTGAAAATGATTATTCAATAAGTGTTGTATCAATGCCTTGCTGGGAACTTTTTGACAAACAAGATAAGTCTTATAAAGAAAATTTATTACCTAAAAATACAAAACATATAATTTCTATTGAAGCTGGGATAGGACTTGGTTGGCAAAAATATACTCAAAATAATGATTCAATAATTTCTATAGAAACATTTGGAGCATCTGCACCAGGAAATAAACTAATAGACTACTTTGGATTTTCAACTGATAAAATCATCGAAAGAGTAAAAAAAATAATAAGAAATTAA
- the dnaB gene encoding replicative DNA helicase — translation MVLSDKLFPHDISAEESVIGSLLLDGLAFTKIASFLEPEHFYLEPNKIIFEIARDLFNRQEPINQISIAHELETQEKLEDVGGRTYLAKVVDVVPTSIHIKHYANLVRRTATMRTLINAAENISEIGFDNDPDIENALSKAEDIIYSIRNDQPSRDFVPLRETLTPYLESSSSDLNDGENRPISSGFKLLDDLLGGLQRSDMLVLAARPSVGKSMFALNLAINAAMNDQKVAIYSLEMGREQIATRMLATQARVNMHSLRMMRLSSSQENRLVDAIGRLSDLSIFIDDSPVQGVAEMRGKARRLQLEYGLDFIIVDYMQLISNNKGSRETNRAQEVSEISRQIKAMARDLKVPVIAISQLSRAIEHRQSHRPLLSDLRESGSIEQDADVVMFIHREEKFTTKEDWIKNNPGVPYPEGQAEIIVAKHRNGPTDTIPLGVDDSIGRFVTIDSVKNNQLSTQEN, via the coding sequence TCTTGAACCAAATAAAATAATCTTTGAAATTGCTAGAGATTTGTTTAATAGACAAGAACCAATCAATCAGATAAGTATTGCCCATGAACTAGAAACTCAAGAAAAATTAGAAGATGTAGGAGGTAGAACATATCTAGCAAAAGTTGTTGATGTTGTTCCAACCTCAATACACATAAAACATTATGCTAACTTAGTTCGAAGAACTGCAACAATGAGAACACTAATTAACGCTGCTGAAAATATCTCAGAAATTGGTTTTGATAATGATCCCGATATTGAGAATGCCCTATCCAAAGCAGAGGATATTATTTATAGCATCAGAAATGATCAACCCAGTAGAGATTTTGTTCCATTAAGAGAAACCTTAACTCCATATCTAGAATCATCTTCCTCAGATCTTAATGATGGTGAAAATAGGCCAATTAGTTCAGGATTTAAGTTATTAGATGACCTTTTAGGAGGATTACAAAGATCAGATATGCTGGTCTTAGCTGCAAGGCCTTCTGTAGGAAAGTCAATGTTTGCATTAAATTTAGCTATTAATGCAGCAATGAATGATCAAAAGGTAGCAATTTACTCTTTAGAAATGGGAAGAGAACAAATTGCAACAAGAATGCTAGCTACTCAAGCAAGAGTAAATATGCATTCACTAAGAATGATGAGATTAAGCTCTTCTCAAGAAAATAGATTAGTAGATGCTATTGGTAGATTATCAGATTTGTCTATATTTATAGATGATTCTCCAGTCCAAGGAGTAGCAGAAATGAGAGGTAAGGCTCGTAGATTGCAACTAGAGTACGGTCTTGATTTTATTATCGTTGATTATATGCAACTAATAAGTAACAATAAAGGAAGTAGAGAAACTAACAGAGCCCAAGAAGTTTCAGAAATTTCAAGACAAATCAAGGCAATGGCAAGAGATCTAAAAGTTCCAGTTATTGCAATTTCACAACTTTCTAGGGCAATTGAACATCGTCAATCTCATAGACCTCTACTATCTGATTTGAGAGAGTCAGGATCTATAGAACAAGATGCCGATGTTGTAATGTTTATACATAGAGAAGAGAAATTCACAACTAAGGAAGATTGGATAAAAAATAATCCTGGAGTTCCTTATCCTGAAGGTCAAGCAGAAATAATTGTTGCAAAACATAGAAATGGACCTACTGATACCATCCCTCTTGGTGTTGATGATTCAATTGGTAGATTTGTAACAATAGATTCTGTTAAAAATAATCAATTATCAACTCAAGAGAACTAA
- a CDS encoding SMP-30/gluconolactonase/LRE family protein yields the protein MVKIVRNENDLKIGIEIIDEKSKELFNHDSKIKKIFEGCLWAEGPVYLEDKNLIVWSDIPFNRMLYYDISKGNTGVYINNSEYSNGNSIDLDGNHITAEHGGRAISKRDKNGNRTVIADNFDGKKLNSPNDLVCKSDGSIWFTDPQYGIKSNYEGYKSESELGFNGVYKIDKQNNVILLTKEIDGPNGIAFSPDEKILYVTDTETTGNIFSFKVDNENIYEKKVFAKPRPGKPDGIKIDELGNVFSSAWDGVQIFSPSGDLIAKILLPEQRTANLCFGGKYFNELFITSDKSLYTIDMNVRGNRN from the coding sequence ATGGTAAAAATAGTTAGAAATGAAAATGATCTCAAAATCGGTATTGAGATAATAGATGAAAAATCTAAAGAATTATTCAATCATGATTCAAAAATTAAAAAAATTTTTGAAGGTTGTCTTTGGGCAGAAGGACCTGTTTATTTAGAAGATAAGAATTTAATAGTTTGGTCAGATATACCATTCAACAGGATGCTTTATTATGACATCTCAAAAGGAAATACCGGAGTTTATATAAATAATTCAGAATATTCTAATGGAAACAGTATTGATTTAGATGGTAATCATATCACAGCTGAACATGGAGGAAGAGCTATTAGTAAAAGAGATAAGAATGGAAATAGAACAGTAATTGCAGATAATTTTGATGGGAAAAAATTAAACTCACCCAATGACCTAGTATGTAAATCAGATGGTTCTATTTGGTTTACTGATCCTCAGTATGGTATAAAAAGTAACTATGAAGGATATAAAAGTGAATCTGAACTAGGTTTCAATGGTGTATATAAAATTGATAAACAAAATAATGTTATTTTGTTAACTAAAGAAATTGATGGCCCGAATGGTATAGCTTTTTCGCCTGATGAAAAAATCTTGTATGTAACAGACACAGAAACTACCGGAAATATTTTTTCATTTAAGGTTGATAACGAAAATATTTATGAAAAAAAAGTGTTTGCTAAACCAAGACCTGGTAAACCAGATGGAATTAAGATTGATGAACTTGGTAATGTCTTTTCCTCTGCTTGGGATGGAGTTCAAATTTTTTCTCCTTCAGGTGATTTGATTGCAAAAATTCTTCTACCCGAGCAAAGAACTGCGAATTTATGTTTTGGAGGTAAATACTTTAACGAACTTTTTATTACATCTGATAAATCTTTATATACAATAGATATGAATGTCAGAGGAAATAGAAACTAA